The nucleotide sequence TTCCTTGGAAAATTTTGGCAACATCGTACGTGTTTAGATTTACAAGCTTTCAAACAGATTCATGatgtatatatatcatatattatgTTGTTATAGTATATATGTGTATTTTCATATCATATGCcataatatgtatgtatgtatgtatgtacatcgtACGCATGCATGTATTATATGTAACATATTTATGCACTTCAGTTCATAACAAAACTCAAATTGAAGTCATTCTAGAAGCCAACTTAATCAtaccaaatatatttaaaaaatcataTCTTAATTCGGATCCTAGGTCACCCAAAATTGACCATCCACTACTCAGACTCATGCATATGTAATTCTAAGTTATTATCTTTCATACAAATGATGTTTAAACCTCAAaactatttattttaattatggttAAACTCATTCAAGATTTACTTAAGGACTGTTATAATTCAATCGCCACTTAGTCACTATATACATTTTCATTACGATAACTTAACCTCATATTCAAGTCCGCTAACACAATTAAATTTGTTGCACGAAAGAATCATATCTCTTCTTGTTATAtaacatgtttaaaaaatattgatgttTATGCATGCTCAATTAACATTTCGTAAAATAGTATAGATAGTATTTTTGAAATGCAAACACTTGGtttaaaatatgaatatatcatttatcatgatCTATATTTTTGAAATACAAGCAAAATatgaatatatcatttatcatattcatAAGACATAGGTATTACAAATCTtatgaaaataagatataaatattatttatgatcCTATTAATACgttaattataatttaatgtaTATAAAACTTGATTACTACACTTTAATCACAGACTCAGTGAAAATGCAAAAGGAATCAATCATTATAATTGATCTTGCATGTTCTTTACAACCTGTGTCATCTGATCTATGGTATTTTCTCTTAAACCATGAGCAGCATGATCCCAAACAATCGATTCAACCCGAGGTGGAAGAGAGAAATACATATATCTCACAGTGTTACACACATCCAGTTTGTTGGCTTGAACCATTGTAAACATTCAAAAGATTATACAGGAAGCCAAGAGAATAATGATCATCTCAAGAACATTTGGCTAACACCCTCAAGCTCCTTGGGTCATTTGGTGCAATGGAGTAAGTTTGCCACAAGAGATGCAGATGCCGCACTCATGAATAGGTACGATAAACAATAGCTGAAACCTGCATTGGATAAGAGAGTGGAAGTTCACTACCAAATAATCTCATCTGTGGTtcctcaaggtttatctcaaatgGGCCATCATCAGTGCCAAGCAGAAGCCGAGATCAGGTTCCTGTTCTTCCAACCCAGCAGCATCGCGCCATCTTTCTCCACCAAGGTATATTTATCAGAGTAGTATCCCAATAGAGTCTTTATCACGGAGTTCACATAGGAGCTGAGCGGGTAAGGCTTGAAACCGGCCATGCTAAGCCTGGACCTCCACTTGCCAAGTAGCTCGTGTCTCTCCACCCTCTCCTTCCCTTCACAGGCAATGATGTTAACTATGTCCTTTGCCAGACAGTGCTGCTCCACGTTTATCCTCTCCTTGCTGTCCCTCGGCAGCGTCGCATCTATTGATTCGAGCATGGCAGAGTAATATTCTAGAGTCTCCATGAATCTTGTCAAGAATGATGTTGTGTTGGTGTTGGACTCTTGCTCCACCAGCGTCGTCACTCTCGGAGACAATCCCTTCACCATCCGGAGCAATCCATCACGAGGGTTGTTCACATCGACACCTTCATCCGGTGTGTGGTGAAGCTGAAGAGTGAAGTTCACGGCAAGTGCTTCCCCGGGTCTAATCTCCAACATTTCTCTTGTGACCTCGGGGCCATACACAGGGAGGCCTTTAAACTCGAGGGGAATATTGAACTTCTTGGACATGTCTGACAACATCTTCCCGACTAGCTGCAAGCCATCTCCTCGGGCATACTCCGATGTTGGGTCATCGATCCCTGTGATTCGCACATGTGGTGGACCCCCAGGTCTTACAGCTAATGCCTGTATAAGAGTGATCCATTGGGTACCTTGAGCAATTTGAAAGTCTATGATGTGGATTCTGTTCTCAGTTTTCAGTGCATCAGCAATTGCTCCATTCGCTGCCATATATCCAAACTTTAAGTAGGGGCAGATGTCATACAAGATCCGCATGTAAGAGAGAAGCTCCTTGCTCTCTGGCTCACGGCACCTCAAGGCATGATAGATGCTGGTGCCAGAAGACTCGTGCCTTGCCACTAGCCCTTCTAGCATATAAGCACCAAGACGCTGGATAGGCTCACCACTGATAGAAACAACACCTCGGGCTTCCTCGACCAATAATTCAAATTTATCTATCTTATTCTCAGATAAAGCTTCTGCACACTCGATTAGAAGCTGTTTCACATCACCACCTGCAAACTTTATTCTTTTAAGACGTTTCTCCTGACGGATTTCATGGCTCATATCTAGATATGTAACAGAGAGAGACTGAGGCTGTGCAGGATCAGAAGACTTGAATTGGACCTCACGGGTCCTCGTTCTTGACCCCTGCTTTCTGAGCTGAGGTGGTTTATCTTTATTCAAATCAGGATCGATTGGTTCACAAGTATCAGGTGCCATGAGAACAGTCTCAATCTCTTGTAGAGCATACCTTATCCTCTGGCTGGAAACTGCATGTACTGATTCTGATGGTACCTGAGTGTCCGATAGAAGACGAACTTGGGACTGCATCAATGCACCGTCATTGTCTAACGGAGAGCTGTACCGTTCAGTCTGTCCTTTACCATCACTAATTGCAGAAAAATTGTCACACTCAAACTGGCTGGAAAAAGGGGAGCTCAGCGAATTGCCAATAGCTAATTTGATTGAATCAAAAGTCCATTCAGCACAAGCCAGATTTCTTGGAGAAGGGAATTCATAGGATATGTCTGTGCCACTCAATCCATAAAACTGATGGAGGTCCATGCTAGAAGGATGAGCATCAATCGGTGAGATATCTGCATATAGGAGCAAGAACAGACCTCATCAGCAAATATCACCAAAAAGCGTGTTTGTCAATGGAAAATGAAAGAGGCTACAACCACTTCAGAAAGAAAACGGAACTGAGGGATgcatataaataaattaaaaagagaaaaataaaggtAATAGTGATTAATTTAACAATTTAAATCTGATTAATTACATATGTGCTTTAATTTTAAAAGCCATCATGTACAACTTAGGAAGCTACATTAGTGTAAGCTTATCTGAAGAAGCCATCATTCGCAACTTAGGAAGCTACACTAGTGTAAACTTATCTTTTAGATTAATGGTAGAATAAAATCAGAGAATTTGAAGGCCTCCTAGATGAAGAAGGAAAATATCCTGGGGTCCTACAATGCCCATTTCTCAATCTTAAGCCAACTAATTCATAGCTGTCTATGATAGCAGTAAACAAGACATCCTTTTGCTAGCCACATGTATAAATTCTCTTTATAATATCTCTTAGTTTAGTTACTGAAGAGCTTTAACCAGAATTACTcgaagaaagaataaaaaaaaaagaacacaggTGATCTTTTGTTGACTGAATGAAGTAGAAAAAATGAATAAGATTTCCTTAGCATGAGGAAGAGACAGAAATTTAGATATAGGTGGCAATACTTTATCTAGTTTTCTAGCATTGGTATTTATGATTACTTGATTTAACTAAAAGTAGTTGGTATTGTAGTATCAAACATTAATATTGAGATTTTACTTGTTGATTACACACATGATAAATCCTTATGCTAGCACATCCTCCTACATTCGTTTTGCAGAATTTAAGGACACCTAAATTGACAAATATAAGGCCTAGGAGACATGGTATAAGCCAATAATATATTTGTAGGTAACAACAAAAGAACTATCATGATTTGCCTATTCTGCATAATAGCAGTTCATGGACTGACCTCAACTGCATCTGCAAACTTATTTTTAGAATAGATTGCAAAGAGCATGCACACAAATGTTCATGCGTGCAAATGCACATCCACatgcaaaagaagaaaaagaggacatagaaagaaaagaaatatgaATTAGACTTTTATTTAATGAATGTGAGGCAACATTAAGAAATTTTACTGCATAAAcatgcaaaaggaaaaaaaatagacAAATACAATTAATTGTTTTATTTGTAAAACCTTTGATATTTGAACcaacgatttaaaaaggcgctcgggcaagctaaggcgaggcccaagcgcctcgcaCATAAGTCGGGCGACACGCTTCAACGAGGCGTCACTTGAGCGCTCGCCTGAACCCAAGCGTCGGGCGCCTCGGGTGAGTGCCTAATTGTGAACAATTGAACCAGATGGTCAACTCTGGTTCGATCGAGCAGTATCAAATTGGTTTGAAAGAACCAACGATAAACCGTCCCCCTCGCCCCCCCCAAGACCCCTAAACCCTACTTCGCCGCCCCAACTCACCTCTGGTCCCGCCAAAGGCAGTCGTCATCGATGCCTACGCTCCATCCATCGTCACCGCTACCCGTCCACAAATTCATTTGCCACTACTGTCGTCGTCCGAAGGTTCCTCCATCACTGCTACACTCTCCTTCCCCAAGTTCTATCGTTGGTGACACCTTTCTTATGTTCCACCATCGGTAACTCCTTTTCTCACCCTATTTACCACTACCGTTATGGCTACATCTCACCCTATTTAGCACTTTTAATCTATATTTATTTAGAACTTTTATTAGGGTTTCAAGgttaatgacaagtgtacaaaacaatttagaagattcatcaaaaaattcaagaaaaaatcttgattaaAAATACAATTATCTTAAAAATCCTAGAGATCCTAATGCGGTTACTTGCATCTTTTGTGATAAGACTACTACGAGGTGGCATTTTTTTGTTCAAAGTAGCATCAAGTAGGAACTTCAAGAATACATTAGCATGCAAGAAGTGCCCACATGATGTAAAAGAACATATCTTATGAGATTTTACCTGAGGACGATGTTCAACATAGATGACGAAGAAGATCGTTCAAAAAGTGTCAATGCCAGAGTATatgatagaaaagaaaaagaaatcatgaTTGTTAAGAAAGGTAAAAAAGGAACCAATAGACTTATATATGtattaagtgatgcttgtgataagtcAAATATGAGCAAAATTAAGATagtcaaatataagtgatgcttgtgataagaaaattaaaaaaaaaatgattgagCACATTGCTCACTTCTTCTATCAAGCTGGAATTCCCTTTAATACTTGTCGTTTGGACAAGTTTAAAAAAATGATTGAAACTATTGGAAGATATGATAGAGGATTAAAATATCCAAGTTATTCTGAGTTGTAAGTTCCATTATTGAAGAAAGAGTCGGATTACAAAAATGGCTTATTGAAGGGTCATAAAAAATCATCGGTAaagcatgattattatattatgtcaGATGATTAAATCGACAAGAGACATATGAATATAATTAATTGTATAATCAGTTGTTTTTTAGGAATCATGTTtgtaaatttaatagatgcatctTCTTTTATGAAATCTAGAGAAAAAATATATGAGTTTCTTGACAAGTTTATGGAAGAAATTGATGAATAAAATGAGTTGTCAAAATTCTTAGTTTGAATTATAGTACTACGGGTTGTAAGCGAAACTGGAGTATCTTTAAGCAAGgaaggcaataccgaatgataccgcccggtacatactggtctgatggcataccggtacgcggaccgcccgctaccggtggaatgaaaaaaataataatatatatatataaggcgacgttCGGCGACATCGCCGAGGCGACACGATGTCGCCTTtttcggattatatatatatatatatatatatatatatatatatatatatatatatatataccgagcggtataccgaacggtataccgctcggtacacagtttcgtatcgtaccgagcgATTGTCGAAACTCCAGTACGGTATGAAATTGCAGACCTTGTCTTTAAGCATATAAAgatcacaaaatatttttaatttaattaatctatttttttttagatggatgtattaatatattttgtaTTCATATAACATGACATATTCACACAAAGAGAAGAAATCAGTTAGAGCATCAACGGTTACATGATCtagtttatataaagtataatcaagccttGAAGGGCCCATTATGATTTGCAAAATAATATTGATCAAATCTTATTACAAGACGTTGATAATTCAAATGAGTGGCTGGTGAGGGAAGTGAGTGTAAATTTGCAAGATGCCGAAGATGAGCTTGTATTCGAAGATGATAGCGTGACAAGAGATGTGATAAGAACCTCAGGTGttagagaattacaaacatatacaagatagATGATGAAAGCAAAAATGAATGCAAAAGCCTCAAATTCATCTCCTATCATTATTGAAGAGGAGGAAATATACTTTGATTAAGATAGACAAgagaaagaaaaacatgatgATAAGTTTGAAAATGGCAATGTTGATTATGTtgatgattgaatttgatgtaaagttttattattttggatcttttaatatttttttattagaaaataaataatatgacTTAGTATTTACATATTTTcaatttatgtcatttttttatttatataattatatttatcaattatattatatatgttctataattaaatatttaagagCATCTCGTTTCACTTGGACAGACGTCTAGACAAGCACCTAGTACCTCGgacgttttgggaccttggcaaATAACGCTTTTAAAAACACTGATTTGAACACGGAACATACAACTTATAATAGCAAATTTAGTTGTTATCATTCTCATCCCCAAAAGACATAATTTAGGTTGTAACTACACATAAGAATCAATAAATTATTGGCTGTAAACACCAGAAAGGTCACTTTATATGATTGTGTTACAGCAGATGTGGTCTTTTGCATATAGCAAATATAAAATTAACTTTTTTGTGTTTTCTTCCAGCTTTCCTCAAAATCTTATTGATCTACCCTTATCCACTTAGGAATTACCATTTAAGTTATTGCTCTCCCCTTATCCACCAAGGAATTACCAGTTAAGGCTGTATCTATTTCTTCTAAGGATGTACCACTAAGGAATTACCAGTTAATGCTCTCCCCTTGGAGGAGAATTTCCCACTCCTTGAAAGAGAATAGAATCTTTGACGTCACACATTAAAGGTATTCAAGTATGACCAACTAATGAAATGTTTTTTATGTTAGCTCTCATTTAGAAAAGCCTGAAGGTAATATATGGTAGTGATTTATTACATCAGCAAAATGAAATTACACCAATAATACTATATATAATACCAACATAGTAAGGTGATAAAGAAATTTAATTAATTCTGGATAAGATAAGAGACAGATGTTTCTCTAGATAGGAATATTTGGTTGGTGCAAAAAGCAATATCTttgtgaaaaaccaaatcattgtCCAAACTATTGGCTGTTCCATTAGAAATGTCAGATAAGCTTACAGAAAGAGCATGTGGAAAAGCAGGGAAGGAAGATAAAGAAGAATAATACTGATgtacaagaattttttttttttttcctttttcacttCTTGGGTTAAGTAAAGTACAAGATTGGTGATAATGGGATAAATAAAGCATCATGTTAGCAACGGGAATGAACGACTTGCAACAATGATGATGGGGAACTCTCAAAAGGCTAACTTGTTAGCCGATCACACAATATGTGATCGATAATTGACAACCCTAATGGCAATGCAATGGAAGATGTCATTTTGTCTGGGTTGACCATTGATGGTGGTTTACCAttgtcctccccctcctcctcctcttcttttggcATTCACTCGTTAGTTACCTTCTCAAATTACATCTGCTGTTCTGTGCTCTGCTTGTTCCGGCGTTGGAGGATCTTGTTAAGTATATTCCTGATGTGCATCTAGCTTAGGGACAGCTATCGACTCCACTCTGATTTGATTCTAACGTGGTGCTTGTTCTGTGTAAGGCCACAAGGGTCAAATTGGATCCTAAGTCCTATGTTAGCCGGACGACCAACACAAACTTCACTAAAAGACTTCCATGCCGAAGTTAGGAAAACTTCTATTGTCACTGCAGATTTTGATGAGACACACACATGTTAGCAGCAATCATTAATCTAATATAAGGCCTATCGTCCAGCTCCTAGCATCTTCTAGCCAACTGAAAACAACCAACCCACACAAAAGGGGAAAGCTTGAAGGAACAAACACATGAGCTTAATAACTCAATCACTACATCTTAGCTTTTTGTTCCCGTTTTAATGGCCAGAAACTCATTATTAGTCAGGAAAAAAACCTCTAATTCGACGACATCATCTAAGAAATGGAGGCGAAAAAGACGCAGGTCCCAGGACGTTCTACCATCCTTCAAGTATAACCCCTATAAGTTATAACCCCCAGGATCAAAGCAACCACGCCTCAAGCTAAAGATGAGTGACACCGAACTTACTCCAAAAGGCAAAAgcaaagaccaaaaagaaaactttTCCCCTTTACCTTCCATCCGAATCAACTTCCTCAAAAACCATAGTTTACGCAGGAAACAAGCTCCAATCGCCGTAAAATACAGAAAAAACATCCAATCAAACGACAATAACTCGACAGAAACCGCCATAACCATCAATTGCTCACAATCCACAGGAAAACCATAAAAAATAACCATTTAAATGGCCAATTTCACCTTCTAATTCTCCCCGTATCGCTTCCCACTCCCTTCACCGCTCTCCACCTACCTCTCTTCACACTCTCTTTACAACGGAGGAAAAATATCTCTTTTGGGGTGCGCGATAGTTTCTCAAAAGCTGCGGCTTTATAGGAGAGCTAGCGACCGTCCGACTTAACGGCGTTGCTGACGGCAGTCAACGTCCCGCGTCCTTGACCATCCTACCATCATCACCCCGGCCGACCTCCCCTTCCACCAATTGGAGCCGTCCGATCGAGATCTCGCGGTCCGCAGGACCGCGAGGCCCACGTGCGGAATCGATGAGCGCGACTCGGCCCGCGTGCTCATTAGCGCCTCGTCACGTAATCCCTGCTGCCCCCACGTGACACGCGTGACGCGTGGGGACCTCGTCTTCGACACGCGGGGTCTCGAGTCTGACGTCATTTGTCGCGCCGGCATCGTGAGTGTCACAGTCCGATGGGGAACCAACGGGCGGTGATCGTTATTCGCCGCTTTTGACTGGCTTGACCCCTCTCAGCCGTCCGTTCGACGGATCCTAGTAGTGAGATAAGCACTGACGTGGACGCGTATTGCGATGCGGGTCCCACGAGGAAAGAAATTTAAACGTTTTTAAAATTTCAACCATTATTTTCTTCCACTCCTTCATGGAACCCGCCGCTATACCTTCTCGTGATTGTTCGGCGGATTGGTCTCACGAGGGTACGTGTACATGAGACCAAAAGACATGTGGGTACGACGGGTACTGTGCAAGCATTTTCTAGAAGCACGTTAGTGGTGCACATCTTCGCACGGAAGATGTGACAGTTCGATATGATGTGCAGTAGACCCGAGCTGCAATCTTTTCGCGTTTAATTATTGGTATCTGACATGCTGCGGTTAGGCCACCGAGTTGGATTGGATTAATCTGAGTAATTAAGAAGGAAGGTCCATGAGTCACGGTGCATGATAGAACCGAAAGAGAATTAAAGTGCATTGGTGATGGAATCTTGCTAATATTTTACGTGGCTTTTGGTCCTTGTAATAAATACTACAGGTTTGATGTTTGGGCAAATTCCACTACCAAATTTGAGGGTTAGCTAGCGCTGGATTACCTACCTAGGATTAGGGTCACCATATATTTGTATGTTAGATAttctaatatataaatatatatatatatatatataattattattataaataagaaagGAAGGGGACAAAAAAATAAAGGGCCAATAAAAACATGACATAAAAGTGGGGTAACCAAAAAGTGGCCAAGCTATCTTGAAAACCTGGCAACATCAACGCCATGAAGAATTCAACAGTTAGTCCCCACTATCATTTGCAGTGATAAATTATCGATTACTGTCAATTCTTAAAAGAGCTTAGCTTACGTGAACAATATTAATATCATACCATAATAAATTATATACTATGATCATAGcatcatcatatacatcatttTCCGTAGAGCGCCGCGATATACTGTAGATGACACTTATTGCCACCGTAGGTTCACACGAATTCGGATTCCTTGGCTTGCACAGCATGCACCTTGCTGCTCTCAGAAGTCTGCTTTGGGATCTTTATCTCCAGTAAGATGTCATCAGTGATGTAGGCTTCCATCTTCTTCCAATTTGCATCCTGTGGCAGCTCCAGGCGGCGGACGAATCCATGCTCCCACCAGCGGCCGATCTTCCAGTCTCTTGCATCGGTCTCTCGCCCTCTCCACAGCCCGCTGATGTCCATCACCTTCTCCTTGGGGCCACATACTTCTATCTCGCACTTTCTTGCAGCTGCCGAAAGCATGGTGTTAAAGTTCTGCCTAACTTGATCATTTCCATTTCAAAGTAGAATTCTTGCAAGGAAAAGAATCCATCATGAACTGATTTCTCTAGAGTGCTGCAGTCTGCAGTTTATGTGGTTTAAACCAAGGTAAGTATATATATGATCACGATACGCATCAGTACTGCCATTGGAATACAAGAATCTCAGCCTGCAAAGCAGAAGCAACGGCTGCCGCCTCCGGTTGGTGCGTggcatggatttgtttggacgcgAATTCTCATCACGAACATGAGTGAGATAATTTGGATGAGTGACGAGCTTGTACCTGGCAAATCAGCTTTCAGGACGTACTCGGAGTCCGTTTCGAACCAATCAACGGAGGTTTTGGAGGTGCTCCGGAGGCCCGAGAGCAGCGGTTCCGACTCGAGCTCCCACAGAGGGAAGGCATCGCCGGGGTCGAAGAACTTGCCGAACAGTAACGGGCTGAAGAGCGAACCTTCGCCGAACACCTTTCGGGCAGCGTCCCCGCCGTGAGCAATGAAAGAATCGAAGGCGTCTTCGGTGAGGGGGACGCGCCATTTGTGCGGGTTCGGGTCGCCGGACCGGACATCGATCGCCCTTCGGGGCGGCATCggcgaagaagaagcagcagcgtcGAGGGCGACGGTCAAAATGGAATTCTGCTTTATAAAAGCTTTGGTGAGCTGCCTTTTGGAAAAGAAGGGATCGGATTCCTCTTGAATTACTTGAGGGAATCTCTCTTTCTTTGTCCTTCTCTGTAGCTTTCCATCACAGTGGATATGTGCCATGCTTATCCATCTCCGATCTGAAACGAATCAACCATCGGCAAAGAGGAAGCAGTAGAAACGAAATTTGCACAGTTCGGGATGGAGAACAACATACCATAAAAATCAATTACCTGATTAATTCTTTTTGTTTCAATTCAAACTCTGTTGGTCCCAACACTTGATACGATCGAATCATCGGATAATGTGAGGTCTCCAGATATTACGATCGATGATGTCACTGTCGTCATATCCGATCCATATCTTTGCTCTGTTGTTGCGGTGCCGATTAGAATTTTCTTTCTGTAAAGCAACTCCGTTCTCCGATACCGATCGAAGTGGAAATAAAATTACCCAACCAAGTCCTCTCTCCTCATCTTTCCAAAGAAAAAGTAAACGGTTGTCAACGGAGTTGACTTTTTCTGCATGTTGTGTTAACATAGATGAGCATATACCTTTGGTTGGTAAATGGAAACCTATATGTACGTACACACACACTCACACAAGATAAAAAGTAGGTTTACATATAAATAATACAGCAAGCAGCAGTGAGTCGATAAATTATTACAGTGCCAAAGTATCTTTGCATCCATAAGCAAAACTATAAGGTCATCCATCACTGGCTACTCTTTATCTCGGTTCTAATTCTGAAATGGAAACTTCGTTTGGTGACATTGTTACAGACTGAGTTGTTTGGTTTTTTGTACCGAGAATCGATTTGTTCGAGTTTGGGTCCATGCTGCTCTTCCCCACGCAGAATGCAGGCCGTGATGGAGCTGGGAGAGACACACTGTCACTGTTCAGCATCACATTGACTGTGGACATCTTGGGTCTGTCAACTGGATTCTCCTGAACACACAGCAGTCCGACCTTGATGCATTTCAACACGTCACTACTCGGGAACTGGATGCCCAGAACTGGGTCTAATATCTCAAAGCCTCTTCCTGCGGTCCACCTCTCCCATGCCTGTTTCAGAGAGACCAAGATGATCGATGTCAGTATGGGATTGTATCAGTACCCACATATGTATCGGGCTTACGAATGCACTTCCATACTCACATAGCTTAGAAGGTCTTCCGAGTTGGCAGAGTCGTAGGAACCGGTGTTCTTCCTCCCTGTCAAAATCTCCAGAACCAGaacaccgaagctgaatacatctgACTTGGCTGAGAAGTGGCCGTGCATGGCATACTCCGGTGCCATATACCCACTGCAACGAAATCAAAAAGTACCTTAGGAAGACTA is from Musa acuminata AAA Group cultivar baxijiao chromosome BXJ3-8, Cavendish_Baxijiao_AAA, whole genome shotgun sequence and encodes:
- the LOC135646039 gene encoding chitin-inducible gibberellin-responsive protein 1-like isoform X1 yields the protein MVIFYGFPVDCEQLMVMAVSVELLSFDWMFFLYFTAIGACFLRKLWFLRKLIRMEDISPIDAHPSSMDLHQFYGLSGTDISYEFPSPRNLACAEWTFDSIKLAIGNSLSSPFSSQFECDNFSAISDGKGQTERYSSPLDNDGALMQSQVRLLSDTQVPSESVHAVSSQRIRYALQEIETVLMAPDTCEPIDPDLNKDKPPQLRKQGSRTRTREVQFKSSDPAQPQSLSVTYLDMSHEIRQEKRLKRIKFAGGDVKQLLIECAEALSENKIDKFELLVEEARGVVSISGEPIQRLGAYMLEGLVARHESSGTSIYHALRCREPESKELLSYMRILYDICPYLKFGYMAANGAIADALKTENRIHIIDFQIAQGTQWITLIQALAVRPGGPPHVRITGIDDPTSEYARGDGLQLVGKMLSDMSKKFNIPLEFKGLPVYGPEVTREMLEIRPGEALAVNFTLQLHHTPDEGVDVNNPRDGLLRMVKGLSPRVTTLVEQESNTNTTSFLTRFMETLEYYSAMLESIDATLPRDSKERINVEQHCLAKDIVNIIACEGKERVERHELLGKWRSRLSMAGFKPYPLSSYVNSVIKTLLGYYSDKYTLVEKDGAMLLGWKNRNLISASAWH
- the LOC135646039 gene encoding chitin-inducible gibberellin-responsive protein 1-like isoform X2; translation: MDLHQFYGLSGTDISYEFPSPRNLACAEWTFDSIKLAIGNSLSSPFSSQFECDNFSAISDGKGQTERYSSPLDNDGALMQSQVRLLSDTQVPSESVHAVSSQRIRYALQEIETVLMAPDTCEPIDPDLNKDKPPQLRKQGSRTRTREVQFKSSDPAQPQSLSVTYLDMSHEIRQEKRLKRIKFAGGDVKQLLIECAEALSENKIDKFELLVEEARGVVSISGEPIQRLGAYMLEGLVARHESSGTSIYHALRCREPESKELLSYMRILYDICPYLKFGYMAANGAIADALKTENRIHIIDFQIAQGTQWITLIQALAVRPGGPPHVRITGIDDPTSEYARGDGLQLVGKMLSDMSKKFNIPLEFKGLPVYGPEVTREMLEIRPGEALAVNFTLQLHHTPDEGVDVNNPRDGLLRMVKGLSPRVTTLVEQESNTNTTSFLTRFMETLEYYSAMLESIDATLPRDSKERINVEQHCLAKDIVNIIACEGKERVERHELLGKWRSRLSMAGFKPYPLSSYVNSVIKTLLGYYSDKYTLVEKDGAMLLGWKNRNLISASAWH
- the LOC135581500 gene encoding 22.3 kDa class VI heat shock protein-like; this encodes MAHIHCDGKLQRRTKKERFPQVIQEESDPFFSKRQLTKAFIKQNSILTVALDAAASSSPMPPRRAIDVRSGDPNPHKWRVPLTEDAFDSFIAHGGDAARKVFGEGSLFSPLLFGKFFDPGDAFPLWELESEPLLSGLRSTSKTSVDWFETDSEYVLKADLPAARKCEIEVCGPKEKVMDISGLWRGRETDARDWKIGRWWEHGFVRRLELPQDANWKKMEAYITDDILLEIKIPKQTSESSKVHAVQAKESEFV